From Halomarina ordinaria:
GGGCGGCCTACCGGTGGGCGACCGAGAGTTCGGTGTACGTCGCCGACGGCGCGAAACGGGCCGGCGTCGGTCGGGGCCTCTACACCGCCCTGTTCGACCTGCTCGCCGGGCAGGGCTACTGTAGCGTCTACGCGGCCGTCACGCTCCCCAATCCGACGAGCGCCGCCTTCCACGAGGCGTTGGGCTTCGGGCGCGTCGGCGTCTGGGAGGACGTCGGCTACAAACTGGAGGAGTGGTGCGACGTGGGGTGGTTCCGTCGCGCGCTGTGCGACCCACCGGCCGACCCCGACCCGCCGCTCCCCGTCGCCGACGCGCGGGAGGCGTCGTGGTGGGACGAGGCGCTCCGCGCGGGCGAGGCGGTCATCGAGTCGTAGCGGGGGCTGGCGGAGCAGTGAACGAGAGGAGCGCCACCGCCAGGACTCGAACCTGGGACAACCTCGTTAACAGCGAGGTGCTCTACCAACTGAGCTACGGCGGCTCTACCATCCCCTAACTCGATTCACCAGATAGGACTTTCGTTTCCGGGGCGGTCGGGCGGAGTGCGACCACACGTCACAGGGCGGACCGACACGTTTTCGCCCGCCGACCGGGACCTCCGCACATGGACGAGTTCGAGGCCGTCGTCGAGGAAATCGCCGCCCGCGTCGTCCCCGATACGGAGGAGCGCGAGCGACTCGCGGGGGTCGCGGGGCGCGTCCTCGCGGCGGCGGAGGCGGCCGTCGACGACCTGCCGGTCGCGGCGGACGTTGTCCAGGTCGGCTCGACCGCCCGGGGGACGTGGGTCAGCGGCGACCGCGACATCGACGTGTTCGTCCGCTTCCCGCCGGACCTCCCGCGCGCGGACCTGGAGCGCTACGGCCTCCAGGTCGGCCGGGCGGTCCTCCCCGACGGCCACGAGGAGTACGCCGAACACCCCTACGTGAAGGGCACCGTCGAGGGGTTCGACGTCGACCTCGTTCCCTGTTACAGGGTAGCAGACGCCACGGACATCCAGTCGGCGGTGGACCGCACGCCCTTCCACGACGCCTACCTCTCGGCGCGACTCGACGCCGACCTCGCCCGCGAGGTGGTGCTGACGAAGGCGTTCCTGAAGGGCATCGGCGTCTACGGGAGCGACCTCCGGACGAAGGGGTTCTCGGGCTACCTGACGGAACTGCTCGTGCTGGCGTACGGCGACCTGCGTTCGTTCCTGGCGGCCGCGTGCGACTGGCGCCCGCCGGTCGAACTCGACCCCGAGGCCCACGGCAGGCGGTCGTTCGACGACCCGCTCGTGGTCGTCGACCCCACCGACCCGGAGCGCAACGTCGCCGCGGTGTGCTCGACTGACAACGTCGCGCGGCTCGTCCACCACGCGCGGGTGTTCCTCGCGGACCCGACCGTCGAGCGCTTCGACCCGCCCGCGCCGACCCCGCTCGACGCCGAGAGGATGGCCGCGGAACTCGACCGGCGGGGGACGACCCCCTTCGCGCTCCGGTTCGACGCGCCCGACCTCGTGGACGACCAGCTCTACCCCCAGCTGGAGAAGTCGCTCGCGGGGGTCGCCGGAGAACTCGACCGGCAGGGGTTCGACGTGCTCCGGGCGGCCGCGTTCGCCGACGAGACGGCCGTCCTCTTCGTCGAGTGCGAGGTGGCCGCCCGACCCGCCGTCGCGCGCCACGACGGGCCTCCGGTGTGGGTCGGCGGTCACGCCGCTGGCTTCTACGACAAGTACGCCGAATCGGGGGACGTCTACGGGCCGTTCGTCGACGGTGCGCGCTACGTCGTCGAGCGCGAGCGCGACCACGCGACGGCGCGCTCGTGGCTCGAGAGCGACGCCCTCTTCGGCGTCTCGCTCGGCGTCCGCGTCGAGGACGCACTCAGAGAGGGCTACGAGGTGCTCGGCGGGGAGGAGACCGTAGCACTGGCCGGGGAGTTCGGGGCGGACCTCGCGCGTTACTTCGACCCCAGGCCGTGATGGTCGAGGGTCGACCGGACGACCCGCTGGGCCTTCTCGTCGACATCGCCCTCGGGTTCGACCGGCTCGCGTCCCTCGAACACCTCGTCGACGGTGGCGACGCTCTCGGCGAGCGACTCCAGGCCGTACCCCCCCTCCAGGACGAACGCGAGCGGGGCGTCGAGGTCGTCAGCGAGGTCGCGCATCCGGTCGGTGAGGGCGGCGTACCCCTCCGAGGAGACGCGCATCCGCGAGATGGGGTCGCGCTCGTGGGCGTCGAAGCCGGCGCTGACGAGCACGAGGCCGGGGTCGAACGCTTCGAGCGCGGGGCGAAGCCCCTCGTCGATGGCGAAGGCGTACTCGACGTCGCCACAGCCGGCGGGGAGCGCGAGGTTGAACGTCGCCCCCTCGCCGTCGTCGCGACCGGTCTCGTCGGGGTGGCCCGTCCCGGGGTAGAGGCCGCGCTCGTGGATGGAGGAGTAGTGGACGTCGCCGCGCTCGTAGAAGATGTCCTGCGTGCCGTTGCCGTGGTGGACGTCCCAGTCGAAGATAGCGACGCGGTCGACCCGTTCGAGGGCGGACTGGGCCGCGACGGCGGCGTTGTTGAAGAAGCAGAAGCCCATGGCGTCGTCGTAGACGGCGTGGTGACCCGGCGGGCGACCGAGCGCGAAGGGGGTGTCCCAGCCGTCGGCCCCGTCGAGTGCCTCGTGGGCGGCCCAGCGGGCGATGCCGGCGCTGGCGAGCGCCGCGTCCCACGTCTCCTCGACGGCGACCGTGTCGGGGTCCCACTCTCCACCGCCGTCGGCGCAGAACGCCCGGACGGACTCGACGTACTCGTCGTCGTGGACGGCCTTCACCTCCTCCGGGGTGGCGGCGTCGGGGGCGGCGTACTCGACGGCGTGTTGCCGGGAGAGCGCGCGCCGGATGGCGCGCAGTCGGTCGGGACGCTCCGGGTGGCGCGGTCCCGCGTCGTGTGAGAGACAGGCCTCCCGGTAGCCGAACTTCATTCGAAGTAGGCGGCGAGTTCGAAGTACGTCTCGACGTCGGCTTCGATGACCGTCCGGCGGTCGGCGTGCCGGGCGAGGACGGCGGCCGCGGCGGCCACGTCGTCCGCGTAGGCCTCGAGCAGCGACGCGAGGGCGATACGCGCGTCCATCGAGACGCGATAGCGGTCGTCGATGTCGAGTCGGGCGATGCGGTCGACCGGCGCGATGGGGAGTTCGAGCGCCGCCTTCTCGCCGGTCGTGCCGAAGTCCTCGGCCATCAGCGTCTTGCGGCCGTCCTCGGTCGCGCGCTGGGCGGCGTCGACGGCCAACGCCGCGCCGCGGACCTGGATGTGGTGAGCGAGCGCCTCGGCGGCGTCGGCGCTCACCCGGAGGGACCCCGCGTTCCGCCGGATGATAGTGTCCACCGGCGCGAACGGTAACTCGACACTCATACCGTGACACGGGACTGTTTCGGGCTTAAGCGTTCCGCGTCGATAGACCACCCTCCGACGGGGGTCGAAGCGCGGGTGTCGGGGCGAACGCAGTCGTCCGGGGGACGTGACGACCAGACACGGTTCGAGCAAGTGCAGCGAGACCGGAGGAAACGGGAGCAGAACACGGTGGCCGTCGGCCGACAGGCGGCAGGCGACAGGCGACGGTCGTCGACCGCAGGCGGCAGTCGTCAGAAGACCTCGTCGGCCTCGAGGCGGCCGTCCACCAGTCGCCCGCGGACGGTCACCTCCTGGCCGAGGCGGACGTCCTCGTCGGTGACGACGGTGACCGTCTCGCTCCCGTCGTCGAGCATCACCGGGTCGCCCGTCTGGACGACGGTCCCGGTGAACTCCGTGGACTCGTCGCCGTCGCTCGCGTCGGCGAGTCCCTCGGCGCTCGCCGTGGCCGCGGCGGCACTCTCCGCCCCGGCGTCGGACGACGGCGCGTCTCCGGCACTTCCCGCACCGTCGGCGTCGCTCTCGCCGGTGAAGGCGTCGAGACCGGTCGCACCGCCCGAACCACCGTCGGAGTCGTCGGCGTCGGCGCTCCCCGCCTCCGCCCCGGCGGTCGTGCTCCCCGCGTCGAGGACGGAGACCGTCGAGCGCCACCCGGCGGAGGCTTCGAGGTCCTCCTGCCAGCCGTCCTTTATCTCCACGTCGGCGAACAGCACCTCGTCGCCGGGGCCGATGTCGGCGTCGGCCTTCTCGCCCCACAGCGCCACGCGGATGTCGCCAGTGCGGTCCTGCACGCGAACGTTCCGCACCTGGCCCTCGCTCCCGTCGTCGCGGTCGAACGTCCGCTTGGGGTCCGCGGAGCGGATGACGCCCGCGATGTCGACGACGTCCTCCAGTTCGAGGTCCTCGATGTCCGTCGTCTCGGGGACGTACGTCACGTCCTCGTCGAGGTCCTCGACCTTCCCGCGGGAGCCGACGTGGAGTTCGAGCGCGCCGTCGCGCTCCCTGACGTAGCCGTCGACGACCTCGACGGAACGCCCCTCCTCCAGTTCGGTGGCGCGGTCGGCCTGCTCGTCCCAGAGGGTCACGCGCACGCGGCCCGTCTCGTCGCCGAGGACGACGTTCGCGACGCGGCCCTCGCTCCCGTCGTCGCGCGAGAAGGTCCGGACGGGTTCGGTGCCGAGGACGCGCCCGCGCGCAGAGACGTCGCTCTGGCCGAGCGAGAGCGACGCGATGGTGCCCTCCTCGGCGAGGTCGACCTCGATGGTCGCGTCGGGGTCGCCCTCGACGCGGCTGGCGCTCACCTCCAGGCCGCTGTAGCCCTCCTTGGGACGACCCTTGATACGCAGCACGTCGCCGGCGTCGAGTTCCTCCTCGGCAGCGGCCGCGTCCTGGTCCCAGAGCGCGACGCGCACGCGGCCCGTCTCGTCCGCGACCTCGACGTTGAGCACCTGCCCCTCGCCGTCTTCGCGCTCGAACGTCCGGAGGTCGCCGACGCTCAGCACCTTCGCGAGGAACTTCACCTCCTCCATGCCGGCTTCGACGTCCGCGATGCCGTTGACCTCCTCCTCGGTGAGTTCGTGCGCGACGAGCATCGCCGCCGTCTCCTCGTCGGCGAGGCCGTCCATCTGTTCGACCTTCGTTGCCACTGCCTCGCGGAACTCCTCCTCGGAGATGTCCGCCTCGAGGTCCCCGTATACGTCCTCGATAACGCCCATTAGTCGGGACATGGGTACACCGCTGTTAATCGTTGTCGATTGTTCGAACGGTTCGGCATACGCCCCACTGGTCACCCTCTGGTACTTGAACGTTCGTCGCCGTGTTGACAGCCGGCAGGACGCGAGCGAACCGTAACCCACTTATCCCGAACCCCGGTACGGATAGGTGAGTCCTGGTAGGGTAGTGGACTATCCTCTTGGCTTGCGGAGCCAGGGACCGGAGTTCAAATCTCCGTCAGGACGTTTCTACGAGGCGTCACGCGACGAGCGAAGCGAGGAGCCGACGCCTCGTGAAACGCCTCCACGGAGATTTGAGCAGACGAGACGAGCGGTGGCGAGGTCGCTTGCGACCTCGCCCGCGAACGGCGAAGCCGTGAGCGTCAGCGAGTCTCGGCGAGTTCAAATCTCCATCAGGACGCTCACTTTGTTCGGCGAGTCGCTCGGAGAGCGACTCGCCTCACGGTTCGCGCCCTGACGTGCCTCACGCTCGTTTTCGTCACCGGCGGCGAAGCCGCCGGTTTCTCGCGGGACCTCCGGTCCCGCGCAGCTCGCGTGAGACTCCGTCAGGACGTTTCTCGCTCGAGGCACAGCGACTGTTACAGCTCCGTCTCTGGCCAACGCACGTGTTCCTCCACCAACAGCTACACCCACACCATGCCCGGACGCTCCTCGCGTTCACCGACCCTCCAGTGGGTCGGTCTCGCCGCGTTCGTCGTCGCGCTCGTCGGGTTCGTCGTCTTCGGCTGGCGGTTCGGCGGCGAGAGCGACACCTTCCCGTTCGCGCTCGGCGTCGCCGTCGCGGTCCTCGCACTCGGGTGGACGCTCCGCCGGTAACCCACCGTGCGCCCGAGTGACACGCGAGCGGACAGGTTGATTGCCCTCGGGTCAGTACCGGGTAGGCAACGAATGGACCGACCGGAGCGCGGCGACGACGGCGGCGGGGGTGGCGGAGCCGCAGAACCCGGAGACGGCGGCAGCGAGGGCGGCGAGGGTGGTAGTGGTGGCGGTGGCGGTGGCGGCATCACGCGCCGGCGAGCGATGCTCGGCGCGGCGGGCGTCGTCGGCGTGGCGGCGACGAGCGGCTACGCCGTCAGCCAGTGGACGGGTGAGCCGACGAACCAGTGGGCGGACGTCCCCTACCCAGACACGAGCGCCGCCGAGTCGCGGACGGACTTCGCGTGGGCCGAACGGGCGATCTGGCAGAACGACCGACTGCGCCGGAACCTCTACGCCTTCGCCCGCCAGCACGACCTCGCGGTGGTGCTGGCGGACGCGAGCGCGCACGTCGACGACGAGGGGCGGCGCCTCGCGCCCGCGCTGGAGCAGGCGCGCGACGCGGGCGTGGAGGCGTGGGCGAACGTCGGCGTCCTCCGGCGTATCGACGCCGAGACGTTCGCCACGAACGGGACGGAACGCGAGCGTCACCTCGACGGACTCCGAGCGGTCGCCGAGCGCTACCGCGAGCGGATGCCCGGCGGGAAACTCATCCTCTGGCAGGAGGCACCGGTCGCGGGCGAGTGGATTCCGGGCGGGAAGTGGAACCGCGAGTCGGTCGAACGGATGCAGCAGTACGGCCCGGACGTCTTCACCGCCCAGCGGCGCGCGGTGAGGGCGGTGAGCGAGGACCTCGACGTGGGTATCTTCCTGCACTTCCCCTACATCGTCGAGAGCCGCCAGCCGGAGGTGTTCGCGGGCGTGATGGACGACCTGCGTCTCCGGGAGTCGCTGCCCGACTTCGTCTTCACCGACTTCTACCGCGGCTGGTACGAGAAGGACATCAGCCCCGAGCAGACGAACGAAGCGGTCAGGAGCCTCGTCAGGAACGCGCGGCGGTACTCGGACGACAGCCCGGTCTACTACCTCGGCGAGAGCCACACGAACAACCCCCAGTACACCCCGAGCAAGCAGGCGATGCGGATGGACCTCCGGGCCTCCATCGGCGCCGGTGCCGACGGCGTCGGCTGGTACGCCCGGACGAAGTACACGCGGACGGAACTCGGGTTCGACCCGTTCGTCCCCAACGAGGTCGACCCCGACAGCCTCGGCGACGACCTGCCCGTCGACACCATCACCGTCGCGCGCGACCGCTACCTCTACGCCTGGGCGGCGACGTTCGCCCGGAACGGGGCGTACGCCCCCGACCGCCGGTTCGACCTCTGGCTGGCCGGCGAGGGCTTCGACTTCCTCGACCACGCCGTCTGGGCCGACACGCCCGACGGCTGGGAGTTCCTCGGCGACGTCGGGGGCTACCACCCCGACGCCCAGCCACACGTCCCCGAGTCGGGCCCGCTGGTCAGCGCCGTCCGCGCGCTCGAGGCCGAGCGCTACCTCGCGGACGGGACGCTCCGCCTGCGCGTCGAACCGCGCGAGGGGGCCGACGGGGACGCCCGACTGGACCGGGTGGTCGCCGTCCCCTTCGACCTCGGCGCGTTCTGTACCGAGCGCGAGGCGTTCCGACTCCTCCAGGAGGAGGACGTCACGCCCCACGCACGGATCGACGAGCGCGTCGACGCGACGCTCGACCGTACCCAGACGGTCGACCTCTCGGTGCGGGAGGGGGAGCCGAGACCCATCGACGAACTCGTCACGCCCGAGACGGCGGGCGTCCGGCGCGACCTGGCGCGCGCCGAGGGCGACCCGACCTTCGCGGTCGGCTCCTACGTCGACCTCTGGCTGCTCGGGGAGGGGCTCGCCGACCTCGACCCCGAGACCGTCGGCGAGGAGTTGACGGACGATGTCACACCGCTCGGCGTCGTCGCGAACGACGACGCGGCGCTGCTGTTCGGCCTCCCGCGCCCGCCGCTGTTCGAAGGCGGCCGGAAGGAGGCGATGCGCGCCGTCCGCGAACGGGGCGACCTGCGCGCCGCCTACGCGATGCCCTACTTCGGCAGCGGCAACCTGCCCGCACCCGCGCACGCCGCCGAACTCATGCGCGAGACGCACCCCGAGGTGGCGAACTTCAGCGTCGTCTGGGCGCGCGACTGAGGGAGCCAGACACTTCTCCGGCGAGCGAGAAGGGAAGACATGGACCGCGCACTCCGTGCCGGCGTCGCCCTCTACAACGCCGGGGAGTACCACGCCGCGCACGACCCGTGGGAGGAGGAGTGGCTCGAACTCGACGCGGGGCGCGACCGCGACTTCCTGCAGGGCCTCGTCCAGTTCACCGCCGCCGTCTACCACGCGAGGGAGGGGAACGAACGGGGGGCCGTCGGCCTCGCGGCGGGCGCCCGCGAGTACCTCGCACCCCTCGGGAGCGAGTACCGGGGGGTCGCCCTCGACCCGGTTCGAGCGTACCTCGACGCGCTGGCGGCCGACCCGACCGTCGTCGAACGACGCGACCCCGTCGCACTCGACGTGGAGGGCGTCGCGCTCGCCGTCGCGGACCTCACCTTCGAGGAGGCGGCGCTCGCGGCGCGGGCGCTCGCCGCGGAGTACGACTACGACACCGACCTGCTCGACCGGGCCACCGAGTTCGGGCGGGCCGACCTCGACGCCGGTCGGGCGACCAGCCCGTTCGTCGCGCTCGTGATGGACTTCGCGGAGGGCCGGAACCGCGCGCTGGTCTACCGGCGCCTCTCGGAACACGTCGACCGGCGCGAACACGAGGAACGGGACGTCGAGGGGCTGTTCGGGTAGTTCTCAGAGTATTCCATCAACCATACATCTATCAATTCCCAATCAAAGTAGGCAGCGATGACAGATGAATTCGAATCGTTCTTCGAGCGCAATAGAGAACCCGAATCGCGAGTCCACAGAGAACTAACACAACGTAGTAGAGAACGAATCGCTCACGCACTTACCGCCACAGACTTTGATGTAGGGGCAGCTCTGGAACCAGTCATTCGTGTAGCAGGTACATCCGGCATACCCGATGAGGTGGTAGAGGCTATTAAAACAGAAACCTCCACGTGTGGTTTATCAGGGAATAATAAACTTCATGAGAAGATATTATTAGAGTCAGATAGCGATATTGCGTTGTCTTACTTAGAGCATCTGTTCATTGTACAAGTAGAAAAATATGACAGAAACAATCAATGGATGGGGAGTCATTTTGAGACACTCTGCGACATTATTGAGACAGAGGGGTTACTATGGCAGGTACGGGAAGTCCCGGAGAATGAGCCAGGGACGATTAGATTCGAATCGCTCGCTTCTGATGCGATGAAAGACGTTGACGAACAAGTTCGATCGTTAGCAGCAGACAAGCAGTGGTCTACAGCGCTCAGAGGCTACAATGATGCCTATGAGCAGTATCTGGACGGTGACTACGACGAACTGATTGCAAAGAGATTGTACAACAGTGTTGAGGATGTTCTCCGTACAATCTGCGTGGACAAGGAGGGTTGGACAGACAATCCAGATTTAAATCACTCAGACTATCTCAATATGCTTCGAGAGGAAGGAGTATACAATGCAAATGGTATCACGGCGCCCGAGTTGAATAATCTACTACAGGGATTAGAGCAGTTGACGGCTAAACTTGGAAATGACAGAAAACAACGCCATTCCTATATGGACCGCACTTACTGTACATTGCTAATCCACCAAGTAGGTGCATTCCTCTACTTCCTCATTAACCGCTATGAGCAGTACTCCCAATAGTTAAAGAGAGCCATACATATAAAAACCCCGTCACAAACATCCATGAGATGTGTTTAAACAGCCTATCACAGATGAAAATGGGTTGAGTTGACCGGGCACTTTCTGAAATTCCTGAGATCCTTCTTTATCAAAGAAGACAATAGATTTCTCAGTCGTGCTCTGCGGAGTTGTCCTGCGGGTCGTAGCCGAGCACCTCGCGGGCGCGCTCGATGGAGTAGTACTTGCGGTCGTTGTCGGAGATGCCGTAGACGATTTCGAAGTCGTAGTCGGCGCGGAGACAGCAGTCGAAGAGGTGCGCGCAGTCGCGGTAGGAGAGCCACATCGCCTGTCCGCGCTCGTAGTCGACGGGCGGGTGGCCCTTCGTGAGGTTGCCGATGCGGACGCAGACGACCGAGAGGTCGTAGACGTCGTGGAAGTAGCGCCCGAGGGTCTCGCCGGCGGCCTTGCTCACGCCGTAGACGTTCTTCGGGCGGGGGAGTTCGGTACCGTCGAGGCGGAACTCCGACTCGGTGCGGTAGATGTGGGGGTCGCGCCCGAACTCGTAGGCGCCGACGGCGTGGTTCGAGGAGGCGAAGACGAACTTCTCGACGCCCGCCTCGACGGCCGCCGCCAGCACCGTGTGCGTCCCGTCGATGTTGTTCGCGAGGACGCTGTCCCAGGGCGCCTCCGGGCGGGGGTCGCCGGCGAGGTGGACCACCGCGCCGACGTTCTCCATCGCCTCGCGCACCGCCTCCTCGTCGGTGATGTCGGCGACGACGTATTCGTGGTCGGGCTCCTCCGTCGGCGGTTCGCGGTCGAGCAGGCGCCACTCGTACTCCCCGCCGAGGTCGCCGAGGATGGCCCTGCCGACGCGACCCGCGGCCCCCGTGAGTAAGACCGGGTCGTCCATTCGAGCGGAGAGAGGGAGAAGTCGGTGAAGAATGACGCGGTTTCGCCGCTCGTCGGTGTGCGCTCGCGGGAGGGACGTGCCGGAGGAGTCAGTCCTGTTTCGATTCGAGGCGGGCGAACGCGAGCGACCCGCTGATGTTCTCGATGTACGCCTCGACGATGTCGCCGCGCTGGGCGCCGGGGACGAAGATGGTGTACTCGCCGCGCTCGGCGACGCCGTCGCCCTTGCGGCCGGTCGAGGTTATCTCGAGGGTGTAGGTGTTGCCCTCCTCGACGGCGTCGCGCTGCTGGGTCTGCTGCTGGGGGCGGCGCTGCTTGGAGACGGGACGGAACGCGCCGCAGGCGTCACAGCGGAGCATGGGCGTGCGGTCCTCGGTCACGAGGCGGGTGTCGGGCAGGCCGCACTCGCCACAGAGGACGTACGTCTCGACGTACTTCTCGATGGCCGTGTCGAAGTCGCGCCCGGAGAAGGTCCCGTTGTAGCGGCCGACGCCCTCCTCGAGTTTCCCGTTCGTCCCGAGTTCGCGCTGGACGAAGCGGTGGACGTGCTCGGTCTCGCGGGAGACGGTGTCGGCGATATCCGAGAGGTTGGTCAGGCGGGTGAACGCGCCGTCCTTCTGGGCCTGCGCGTCCGGGACGCTGAGGCGCTCGCCACTGGTATCGATGTCGGGAACGTTCTCCATGGCTCGGTCGAGGCTCGATTCGTAATCCATGGCGGGAGCAAAGCGATTCGCGCCTAAACCGGTTGCGAGATGTGCGTTCACGTACCAAGAGTGCGAGGGGGAGAACCCGGGGCGCTTTAGTCGGCCCCGCGGCCAGAGGGCGTATGGACCCCACGGAACGGGAGGTGGCCTGCTTCGAGGCGGGCATCAAGTTCGGGACCCTGTACCACCAGTTCGCGGGGACCCCCGTCAGCCCCGAGAGCGCCGCCAGCCTCGAACGCGCCATGGAGGCGGCCGTCGAGAACCAGCCCCACTGCACGGCGGTGGACGTGGCCATCCTCGTGGACGAACTCGACACCACCCACGACTACACCGAACTGACGGGCCGGTACATGGAGGTGCACATGCGCATCGACTACGGGGAGACCGTCGTCCGTACCGAGATGCGGATGGAGGACGGCTACCCCATGATGCGCGTCGTCGACGTCCACGAGGAGTGAACGGAACCGGACCGGACACCGGTCGCCGCCCCGTGAGGGGGGTGAACCGACGCTGACCCGCTCGCGAGCGGTCGAAACCACCGTTTTTACTTTCAGTTTCGGGCGGGCGTTTATGAACGATGGCGACAAACCCCGCGCCATGAGCCAACAGACCCTCGACGACGACGAACTCTTCGGCGAAGCGGCGACCGAGATGCGCGACGACGTCGAGGAGAGCCTCGCGAACGCCCGGGCGGAACTCCCCCCCGCCGACGACGTGTGGGACGTCGAGGCCGACAACACCCTCGGCGTGCTCAACGGCCTCCGCAGCGCCCTCGACGCCGGTGCCGCCGAGGAACACCTCCGCAACGCCAAGAAGTGGTACACGATGGGCGAACGGGCCGACGCCTTCGAGGACGCGGAGGACCTCCGCGAGGCCATCGCGGAGGTGGACGACCTCGTCGAGACGGTCGCCGACGCCCACGAACAGGTGGGGGCGCTCGCGAGCACCATCCCCCAGCTCCGCGGGGCGCTCGAAGACGCCGAGGGTGAGGCGGCGGACGACGCCGAGGCGGACGACGACGCCGACGAGGAAGACGAGGAGTGACCCGCGAGCGCGGCGCGGTCTGACCGCCGGCGGCTACGCTACTCGTCACCGCCGACCGGCCGGTCGGCCACGCTATCGAGGAGCGTCGAGAGCGCCGCCGCCGCGTCGTCGAGCAGTTCCTCGCCGTCCGCCGCGGTGCCCGCACCCGGGTCGCCCACCACGCCGTTCTCGGTGAACGACGCCGAGTCGTAGGCGAGGTTGACGCCGCTCACCCACTCCCCCCAGCGGTCGGCCCCCTCCGCGCGGGCCGCCTCGACGCGGTCCTCGCGGACGAGGTCCGGTGCGACGTGTCGGAGCAGCGCCGTCTCCCTGGCGCCGCCGTGCCCCATCGGGAGGTCGGAGGAGACGCCGTCGAACCACGTGAACGCGACGGCGTAGGCCGTCCCGTCGCGGGTGACCCGTGCGCAGGTCTCGCGGAGCGCCGCGACGTTCCCGCCGTGGCCGTTGACGACGACGACGCGATCGAAGCCGTGGTGTGCGAGGCTCTCGACGACCTCCCGGACGTACCGCCGGAACGTGTCCTCGGAGACCCACAGCGTCCCCGCGAACCCGCGGTGTTCCTCGGCGACGCCCACGGGAATCGTTGGCGCGACGACCACCTCGCGGTCGGTGGCGGCCGCGCCGGCGTCGGCGACGGCCTCGGCGGTCAGCGCGTCGGTCCCGAGCGGTGCGTGCG
This genomic window contains:
- a CDS encoding DUF5790 family protein, whose translation is MSQQTLDDDELFGEAATEMRDDVEESLANARAELPPADDVWDVEADNTLGVLNGLRSALDAGAAEEHLRNAKKWYTMGERADAFEDAEDLREAIAEVDDLVETVADAHEQVGALASTIPQLRGALEDAEGEAADDAEADDDADEEDEE
- a CDS encoding creatininase family protein; this encodes MRLTDHPWPDVEASSTDLALLPVGSTEQHGPHAPLGTDALTAEAVADAGAAATDREVVVAPTIPVGVAEEHRGFAGTLWVSEDTFRRYVREVVESLAHHGFDRVVVVNGHGGNVAALRETCARVTRDGTAYAVAFTWFDGVSSDLPMGHGGARETALLRHVAPDLVREDRVEAARAEGADRWGEWVSGVNLAYDSASFTENGVVGDPGAGTAADGEELLDDAAAALSTLLDSVADRPVGGDE